From the genome of Triticum aestivum cultivar Chinese Spring chromosome 3B, IWGSC CS RefSeq v2.1, whole genome shotgun sequence, one region includes:
- the LOC123065612 gene encoding uncharacterized protein isoform X2 — protein MAAEGAELGSPAPAQPPAPKRRKIEPSRRPPSQTAIDKDKVAASSNSSVSGTPLARVDLNKVREAKRFAVLQAQHEGCLGSFKSFDSLFGNYLVPVTPSDDFFEQIAKE, from the exons ATGGCGGCGGAGGGAGCGGAGCTTGGTTCCCCGGCGCCGGCGCAGCCGCCGGCACCGAAGCGGCGGAAGATCGAACCGTCTCGGAG ACCTCCTTCTCAAACTGCTATTGATAAGGACAAAGTGGCGGCATCATCCAATTCATCG GTTTCAGGTACACCGCTAGCAAGAGTGGATCTCAACAAAGTTAGAGAGGCAAAGAGATTTGCTGTCCTTCAAGCACAGCACGAGGGATGCCTGGGAAGCTTCAAAAGCTTTGATTCTCTGTTTGGAAATTATCTTGTTCCTGTTACCCCAAGTGATGACTTCTTTGAGCAAATTGCAAAGGAGTGA
- the LOC123065612 gene encoding uncharacterized protein isoform X1: MAAEGAELGSPAPAQPPAPKRRKIEPSRRSRPPSQTAIDKDKVAASSNSSVSGTPLARVDLNKVREAKRFAVLQAQHEGCLGSFKSFDSLFGNYLVPVTPSDDFFEQIAKE; the protein is encoded by the exons ATGGCGGCGGAGGGAGCGGAGCTTGGTTCCCCGGCGCCGGCGCAGCCGCCGGCACCGAAGCGGCGGAAGATCGAACCGTCTCGGAG GAGCAGACCTCCTTCTCAAACTGCTATTGATAAGGACAAAGTGGCGGCATCATCCAATTCATCG GTTTCAGGTACACCGCTAGCAAGAGTGGATCTCAACAAAGTTAGAGAGGCAAAGAGATTTGCTGTCCTTCAAGCACAGCACGAGGGATGCCTGGGAAGCTTCAAAAGCTTTGATTCTCTGTTTGGAAATTATCTTGTTCCTGTTACCCCAAGTGATGACTTCTTTGAGCAAATTGCAAAGGAGTGA
- the LOC123070643 gene encoding receptor-like protein kinase HSL1 codes for MAALTCRASLLLLLVLPCCILHPAAAQAADERHSLMQIKRAWGDPPVLAAWNGSSDHCTWPYVTCDASSGRVTSLSLANTGVAGPFPDAIGGLSRLTSLNISNNDITSAFPTSLYRCASLRHLDLSLAYLHGELPADIGNGMPLLQAMNLSGNQLSGEIPRSVAKLSYLTQLDLSRNQLAGEIPAELGAMRVLDALDLSSNKLSGDIPPPLAGLQLSSLNLSSNQLQGQVPAGLATAAYDRSFLDNPGLCHADLGPGYLTGVRICAAGSQAASSSGGMWPALRTGLLFIGGTLVVLIVALAFFIVRDIRKRKRAAQDGGWKMTSFQTNLGFGEADILRAITEENLIGSGGSGRVYRAALPAYTNRYIGKDSAVAVKKIRSARKVEERLEREFESEASILGGVRHKNIVRLLCCLSHADSADKLLVYDYMDNGSLDGWLHRHALPNGAGHSASSNEGGLDWPTRIRVAVDAAQGLCYMHHECSPPIVHRNVKTSNILLDSEFRTKVADFGLARMLVQAGTPDTMSAVARSSGYMAPECANTTSVTEKVDVYSFGVVLLELTTGRAASDGGEDGSLAEWVRRLDESGGSIDGATDSRIRNAGFSEEIEFVFRLGLMCTTASPPSSRPTMKVVLQMLLKCSEQTHQKGRATPLLQTLREYTSDFDSTV; via the exons ATGGCGGCCTTGACATGTCGCGCGTCCCTCCTCCTACTGCTCGTGCTACCCTGCTGCATCCTGCACCCCGCGGCCGCCCAGGCCGCCGACGAGAGGCATTCGCTGATGCAGATCAAGCGCGCGTGGGGCGACCCGCCCGTGCTCGCGGCATGGAACGGCTCGAGCGACCACTGCACCTGGCCCTACGTGACCTGCGACGCGTCCTCCGGGCGCGTCACCAGCCTCTCCCTCGCCAACACCGGCGTCGCCGGCCCGTTCCCCGACGCCATCGGCGGCCTCTCCCGCCTCACGAGCCTCAACATCTCCAACAACGACATCACCAGCGCCTTTCCGACCAGCCTGTACCGATGCGCTTCGCTCCGGCACCTCGATTTGTCACTTGCCTACCTCCACGGCGAGCTCCCCGCGGACATCGGCAACGGCATGCCGCTGCTGCAGGCAATGAACTTGTCCGGCAACCAGCTCTCTGGCGAGATCCCAAGGAGCGTAGCCAAGCTCAGCTACCTGACGCAGCTGGACCTGAGCAGGAATCAGCTGGCCGGCGAGATACCGGCTGAATTGGGCGCCATGCGGGTGCTCGACGCACTTGACCTGTCGTCAAACAAGCTATCCGGCGACATACCGCCGCCGCTTGCCGGGCTACAGCTCAGCTCGCTCAACCTGTCATCCAACCAGCTCCAAGGCCAGGTACCGGCAGGGCTCGCCACCGCCGCTTACGACCGGAGCTTCCTCGACAACCCCGGCCTCTGCCATGCCGATCTGGGGCCAGGCTACCTCACAGGCGTGCGCATCTGTGCCGCGGGATCAcaagccgcctcctcctccgggggCATGTGGCCGGCGCTCCGCACTGGCCTCCTGTTCATTGGCGGCACGCTCGTTGTCCTCATCgtggccttggccttcttcatcGTCCGCGACATCAGGAAAAGGAAGCGCGCCGCACAGGACGGTGGCTGGAAGATGACGTCTTTCCAGACCAATCTGGGGTTCGGGGAGGCAGACATACTCCGGGCGATTACCGAAGAGAATCTCATCGGCAGCGGCGGGTCGGGGCGCGTGTACCGCGCCGCGTTACCCGCGTACACTAACCGGTACATCGGCAAGGACAGCGCCGTTGCCGTGAAAAAAATACGGAGCGCCCGGAAGGTGGAAGAGAGGCTGGAGCGCGAGTTCGAGTCGGAGGCCAGCATCCTCGGCGGCGTCCGGCACAAGAACATCGTCAGGCTCCTGTGCTGCCTCTCCCACGCCGACTCCGCCGACAAGCTCCTCGTGTACGACTACATGGACAACGGCAGCCTCGACGGGTGGCTCCACAGGCACGCTCTCCCCAACGGCGCCGGGCACTCCGCGTCGTCCAACGAGGGTGGTTTGGACTGGCCCACGAGGATCAGAGTCGCCGTCGACGCCGCGCAGGGGCTCTGCTACATGCACCACGAGTGCTCCCCGCCCATCGTTCACCGGAACGTCAAGACCAGCAACATCTTGCTGGACTCCGAGTTCCGAACCAAGGTCGCGGACTTCGGGCTGGCCAGGATGCTGGTGCAGGCCGGCACGCCCGACACCATGTCCGCCGTTGCCAGGTCGTCCGGCTACATGGCTCCGG AGTGCGCTAACACGACGAGTGTGACGGAGAAGGTggacgtgtacagcttcggcgtgGTGCTCCTGGAGCTCACCACCGGCCGGGCGGCCAgcgacggcggtgaggacgggtCCCTGGCGGAATGGGTGCGGCGCCTGGACGAGTCAGGAGGGAGCATCGACGGAGCCACAGATAGTCGCATCAGAAACGCGGGGTTCTCGGAGGAGATCGAATTCGTGTTCAGGCTAGGCCTGATGTGCACGACAGCGTCCCCGCCGTCGTCGCGGCCGACCATGAAGGTCGTGCTGCAGATGCTGCTCAAGTGTTCCGAGCAGACGCACCAGAAGGGCAGGGCGACTCCGCTCTTGCAGACGCTCCGGGAGTACACGAGTGACTTCGACAGCACTGTCTGA
- the LOC123070644 gene encoding hexokinase-6, translating into MAKGAVAGTAVVVCAAAAAAAAVGVAVVVSRRRKRTRDAEAGRRKKVADVIEELEQTLATPTPLLRGIADAMVEEMERGLRADPHAPLKMLISYVDNLPTGDEHGLFYALDLGGTNFRVLRVQLGGKEKRAVQQYEEVPIPPHLMVGTSTELFDFIAAELERFVETEGDDFHLPEGRHRELGFTFSFPVHQTSISSGTLVKWTKGFCINGTVGEDVVAELSSAMERQGLDMKVTALVNDTVGTLAGGIYADNDVVAAVILGTGTNAAYVEHVDAIPKWKGPLPRSGNMVINMEWGNFKSDKLPRSDYDIALDFESLNPGEQMYEKMISGMYLGEVVRRILLRLAHDASLFGDVVPSKLEKLFVLRTPDMSAMHHDTSHDLKHLGAKLKDILGVADTSLEARYITLHVCDKVAERGARLAAAGIYGILKKLGRDRAPSGGCPKQRTVVAIDGGLYEHYKKFSSRVEATLAELLGEAAASSVVVKMANDGSGIGAALLAASHSQYNVVE; encoded by the exons ATGGCGAAGGGGGCGGTCGCGGGTACGGCGGTGGTGGTGtgcgccgcggccgcggctgcggcggcggttggggtggcggtggtggtgtcacggaggaggaagaggacgcggGACGCGGAGGCGGGCAGGCGGAAGAAGGTGGCCGACGTGATCGAGGAGCTGGAGCAGACGTTGGCGACGCCGACGCCGCTGCTGCGCGGCATCGCGGACGCCATGGTGGAGGAGATGGAGCGCGGGCTGCGCGCCGACCCCCACGCGCCGCTCAAGATGCTCATCAGCTACGTCGACAATCTGCCCACCGG GGATGAGCATGGGCTGTTTTATGCACTGGATCTTGGTGGGACCAACTTCCGTGTTCTACGGGTTCAGCTTGGAGGAAAGGAGAAACGTGCTGTCCAACAATATGAAGAGGTGCCCATTCCACCTCATCTGATGGTTGGGACTTCCACC GAACTATTTGATTTCATCGCGGCCGAGTTGGAAAGATTTGTTGAGACTGAAGGAGACGATTTCCACTTGCCTGAGGGCAGACATAGGGAACTGGGTTTCACCTTTTCTTTCCCAGTACACCAAACGTCGATATCGTCAGGCACCCTCGTTAAGTGGACAAAGGGATTTTGCATCAACGGCACG GTTGGGGAAGATGTGGTGGCTGAACTGAGCAGTGCTATGGAGAGGCAGGGGCTTGATATGAAAGTTACAGCTTTG GTTAATGATACTGTAGGCACATTGGCTGGCGGGATATATGCTGATAATGATGTCGTTGCTGCTGTAATATTGGGCACTGGGACAAATGCAGCGTATGTTGAGCATGTAGATGCAATTCCAAAATGGAAGGGACCACTACCTAGATCAGGAAACATG GTAATCAACATGGAATGGGGAAACTTTAAGTCAGACAAGCTTCCCCGTTCTGACTACGATATTGCCTTGgattttgaaagtttgaaccccgGCGAGCAG ATGTATGAGAAGATGATTTCGGGCATGTATCTTGGAGAGGTTGTGCGAAGGATCTTGCTTAGGCTGGCTCATGATGCTTCCTTATTTGGTGATGTTGTTCCATCAAAATTGGAGAAACTATTTGTACTGAG GACTCCGGATATGTCAGCCATgcatcatgacacctcacatgaTCTCAAACACCTTGGTGCTAAGCTGAAGGATATCCTGGGG GTTGCCGATACTTCGCTGGAAGCAAGATACATAACCCTTCACGTCTGCGACAAGGTCGCGGAGAGAGGCGCGCGCCTGGCTGCTGCCGGCATATACGGCATCCTGAAGAAGCTGGGCAGGGACAGAGCGCCGAGTGGCGGCTGTCCGAAGCAAAGGACCGTCGTCGCCATAGATGGAGGCCTCTACGAGCACTACAAGAAGTTCAGCTCCCGCGTCGAAGCGACGCTCGCGGAGCTGCTCGGTGAGGCGGCAGCCTCGTCGGTCGTCGTCAAGATGGCCAACGACGGCTCCGGCATCGGCGCCGCGCTTCTTGCGGCCTCACACTCCCAGTACAATGTCGTCGAGTAG